Proteins co-encoded in one Oncorhynchus kisutch isolate 150728-3 linkage group LG1, Okis_V2, whole genome shotgun sequence genomic window:
- the LOC116374203 gene encoding uncharacterized protein PB18E9.04c-like, which translates to MISNCLLTLVLLHQISSNPYTSSNLYTSSNPYTSSNPYTSSNPYTSSNPYTSSNPCTSSNPCTSSNPYTSSNPYTSSNPYTSSNPYTSSNPCTSSNPCTSSNPCTSCNPYTSSNPYTSCNPYTSSNPYTSSNPYTSSNPYTSSNPYTSSNPYTSSNPYTSSNLYTSSNPYTSSNPYISSNLYTSSNPYTSSNPCTSSNPYTSSNPYTSSNPYTSSNPYTSSNPCTSSNPCTSSNPCTSSNPCTSCNPYTSSNPYTSSNPYTSSNPYTSSNPYTSSNPYTSSNPYTNTHIQLNLSLSNYVS; encoded by the coding sequence ATGATTTCTAATTGTCTTCTTACTCTTGTATTATTACACCAAATCTCTAGTAACCCATACACATCTAGTAACCTATACACATCTAGTAACCCATACACATCTAGTAACCCATACACATCTAGTAACCCATACACATCTAGTAACCCATACACATCTAGTAACCCATGCACATCTAGTAACCCATGCACATCTAGTAACCCATACACATCTAGTAACCCATACACATCTAGTAACCCATACACATCTAGTAACCCATACACATCTAGTAACCCATGCACATCTAGTAACCCATGCACATCTAGTAACCCATGCACATCGTGTAACCCATACACATCTAGTAACCCATACACATCTTGTAACCCATACACATCTAGTAACCCATACACATCTAGTAACCCATACACATCTAGTAACCCATACACATCTAGTAACCCATACACATCTAGTAACCCATACACATCTAGTAACCCATACACATCTAGTAACCTATACACATCTAGTAACCCATACACATCTAGTAACCCATACATATCTAGTAACCTATACACATCTAGTAACCCATACACATCTAGTAACCCATGCACATCTAGTAACCCATACACATCTAGTAACCCATACACATCTAGTAACCCATACACATCTAGTAACCCATACACATCTAGTAACCCATGCACATCTAGTAACCCATGCACATCTAGTAACCCATGCACATCTAGTAACCCATGCACATCTTGTAACCCATACACATCTAGTAACCCATACACATCTAGTAACCCATACACATCTAGTAACCCATACACATCTAGTAACCCATACACATCTAGTAACCCATACACATCTAGTAAcccatacacaaatacacacatacaactCAATCTTTCTTTATCCAACTATGTCTCTTAA